A window from Aquabacterium sp. NJ1 encodes these proteins:
- a CDS encoding PLP-dependent aminotransferase family protein, with product MSTPMGIQLAARTQHMTSSAIRDILKLTERPGVLSLAGGLPSPDGFPLEALSRASERVWRAQGAQAMQYANSEGLMPLRAWMAQRISRPGWAVRPEQVLVTTGSQQGLDLLGKVLVDPGSRLLVEQPTYLGALQAFSVYEPVFVPWRVDAQARDQEADQGPDPQALLSAGQDGQQKPHVAYLVPSYQNPTGACLSAARRLALARALHAGHTTLIEDNPYGELWYDTPPPDPIAAHAPHHTVYLGSLSKVLAPGLRLGFVVTPPDEAPGGQALRMRLLQAKQATDLHTPGFNQRLVLQLLQDGFDLDAHVDRVRQAYKLQRDAMASALQRHLPEGCTWQVPQGGMFFWVQGPEGFDAAASLPAAVNQGVAYVPGSAFYTDADDGRAGKASQMRLSFVTLSPDQLEEAVARLAAHMRQTLALAC from the coding sequence ATGAGCACACCCATGGGCATCCAGCTTGCTGCACGCACGCAGCACATGACCTCATCGGCCATCCGCGACATCCTCAAGCTCACCGAGCGGCCCGGCGTCTTGTCGCTGGCTGGCGGTTTGCCGTCGCCAGATGGCTTCCCGCTGGAGGCCTTGTCACGTGCCAGCGAGCGGGTGTGGCGCGCACAAGGCGCGCAGGCTATGCAGTACGCCAACAGCGAGGGCCTGATGCCTTTGCGCGCGTGGATGGCGCAGCGCATCAGCCGGCCTGGCTGGGCCGTGCGCCCCGAGCAGGTGCTGGTGACCACGGGCTCGCAACAAGGGCTGGATCTGCTGGGCAAGGTGCTGGTGGACCCGGGCAGCCGCCTGCTGGTCGAGCAGCCCACTTACCTGGGCGCCTTGCAGGCCTTCTCGGTGTACGAGCCGGTGTTTGTGCCCTGGCGTGTTGATGCACAAGCGCGCGATCAAGAGGCTGATCAAGGGCCGGATCCTCAAGCCCTGCTGAGCGCCGGGCAGGACGGGCAACAGAAGCCGCATGTGGCCTATCTGGTGCCCAGCTACCAGAACCCGACCGGCGCGTGCCTGAGTGCAGCGCGGCGGTTGGCGCTGGCGCGCGCACTGCACGCAGGGCACACCACCCTGATCGAAGACAACCCATACGGCGAGCTCTGGTACGACACGCCGCCGCCTGACCCGATCGCCGCGCATGCGCCGCATCACACGGTCTATCTGGGCTCGCTGTCCAAGGTGCTGGCCCCGGGCTTGCGCCTGGGCTTTGTGGTGACGCCGCCTGACGAGGCGCCGGGCGGGCAGGCCTTGCGCATGCGCTTGCTGCAGGCCAAGCAGGCCACCGACCTGCACACGCCGGGCTTCAACCAGCGCCTGGTGCTGCAGCTGCTGCAAGACGGCTTTGATCTGGACGCGCATGTGGACCGCGTGCGCCAGGCTTACAAGCTGCAGCGCGACGCCATGGCCTCGGCCTTGCAGCGGCATCTGCCCGAAGGCTGCACCTGGCAGGTGCCACAAGGCGGCATGTTCTTTTGGGTGCAAGGCCCTGAGGGCTTTGATGCGGCGGCCAGCTTGCCGGCTGCGGTGAATCAGGGCGTGGCTTACGTGCCGGGCTCGGCCTTCTATACCGATGCGGACGACGGCCGTGCGGGCAAGGCGAGCCAGATGCGCCTGTCCTTCGTGACCTTGTCGCCTGATCAGCTAGAAGAGGCCGTGGCCCGGCTCGCTGCGCACATGCGGCAAACCTTGGCGCTCGCCTGTTAA
- a CDS encoding DUF4178 domain-containing protein: MSDQGAGGGAGGVQRAWRAACTFCGAPVEFRSAASPMAVCSFCKSTLVRDGESLRRIGQSAALFDDHSPLALGARGQHQGEAFTLIGRLQLAYKDDAGEEGRWTEWHALFDNGRSGALSEDNGAYVMAFALQPSQALPLRELTQAPIGQGVIIDSRPWVLSSRVQAHTHAAEGELAIKPDFTRAFTVLELRNTAGEVLSIELDPAAEGTQARLDVGRSVQLADLRLSGIPDAKQAAEGKLQAKGIECPNCGTSLTPTLDSAQSIVCTSCKSVIDISKGLGGDLAFYRQDNTLEPLIPLGKVGTLKVGGKADNWQVVGYQERCDIPEDQHEEQTFWREYLLYNRMQGFAFLVDAEDGWSIVRPVTGVPAVKGDTLVYQGKTYRKRYTYPAKTTYVLGEFYWPVRKEQRTLNTDFAGQGNNSALRLNREQTGNEITWSAGETIEAQAVMSAFQISKQAVGAFKRDATPMSPETRKWVTQLMWILLFLFIVFLLQKCSDDCSDVRDNYGEYSTEYRQCRASQGSGSSSHGGSYGGYNSGGFHK; encoded by the coding sequence ATGAGTGATCAAGGCGCCGGGGGCGGCGCTGGTGGGGTGCAGCGCGCCTGGCGTGCCGCGTGCACGTTCTGCGGTGCGCCGGTCGAGTTCCGATCGGCGGCTTCGCCCATGGCCGTCTGCAGCTTTTGCAAGAGCACGCTGGTGCGCGATGGTGAATCGTTGCGCCGCATCGGCCAGAGCGCCGCCTTGTTCGATGACCACAGCCCTTTGGCGCTGGGTGCGCGCGGCCAGCATCAGGGCGAAGCCTTCACGCTGATCGGGCGCCTGCAGCTGGCCTACAAGGACGATGCTGGCGAAGAAGGCCGCTGGACCGAGTGGCATGCCCTGTTCGACAACGGGCGCAGCGGTGCGCTCAGCGAGGACAACGGCGCCTACGTCATGGCTTTTGCGCTGCAGCCTTCGCAGGCCTTGCCGCTGCGCGAGCTGACACAAGCCCCCATCGGCCAGGGCGTGATCATCGACAGCCGGCCCTGGGTGCTGTCCTCACGCGTGCAGGCGCACACCCATGCGGCCGAGGGTGAGCTGGCCATCAAGCCGGATTTCACGCGTGCATTCACCGTGCTCGAGTTGCGCAACACGGCCGGCGAGGTGCTGTCCATCGAGCTTGACCCCGCGGCCGAGGGCACCCAGGCACGGCTGGACGTCGGCCGCTCGGTGCAACTGGCCGACTTGCGTCTCTCCGGCATCCCTGACGCCAAACAAGCCGCTGAAGGCAAGCTGCAGGCCAAGGGCATCGAGTGCCCCAACTGCGGCACCTCGCTCACGCCGACGCTGGACAGCGCGCAATCCATCGTCTGCACCAGCTGCAAGTCCGTCATCGACATCAGCAAGGGCCTGGGCGGCGACCTCGCTTTCTACCGCCAGGACAACACGCTGGAGCCCTTGATCCCGCTGGGCAAGGTGGGCACGCTCAAGGTCGGTGGCAAGGCCGACAACTGGCAGGTGGTGGGCTACCAGGAGCGCTGCGACATCCCTGAAGACCAGCACGAAGAGCAGACCTTCTGGCGCGAGTACCTGCTGTACAACCGCATGCAGGGCTTTGCCTTCCTGGTGGATGCGGAAGACGGCTGGAGCATCGTGCGCCCCGTTACCGGCGTGCCGGCCGTGAAGGGCGACACCCTGGTCTACCAGGGCAAGACCTACCGCAAGCGCTACACCTACCCGGCCAAGACCACCTATGTGCTGGGCGAGTTCTACTGGCCCGTGCGCAAGGAACAGCGCACACTGAACACGGACTTTGCCGGCCAGGGCAACAACAGCGCCTTGCGGCTCAACCGCGAGCAGACGGGCAACGAGATCACCTGGTCGGCCGGCGAGACCATCGAAGCGCAAGCCGTGATGAGCGCCTTCCAGATCTCGAAGCAGGCCGTGGGCGCCTTCAAGCGTGACGCCACACCCATGTCGCCCGAGACCAGGAAGTGGGTGACGCAGCTGATGTGGATCCTGCTCTTTTTGTTCATCGTCTTCCTGCTGCAAAAGTGCAGTGACGATTGCAGCGATGTGCGTGACAACTACGGCGAGTACAGCACCGAGTACCGGCAATGCCGGGCCAGCCAGGGCAGCGGCAGCAGCAGCCACGGCGGTTCATACGGCGGCTACAACAGTGGCGGCTTTCACAAGTAG
- the bioF gene encoding 8-amino-7-oxononanoate synthase, with amino-acid sequence MTALFEQELARLRAAHLARKRRQVAPLIAPAELALTDEALRGTTYLIDGQPRLSFGSNDYLGLSQHPVLIAAAQQAAARYGVGATASPLVCGHSPAHEALEQELAAMVGLPRALYFYAGYAANVGAIPALVGKGDAVFSDALNHACLIDGIRLSRAESHVLPHADLAALESALQTSTARRKLVVTDAVFSMDGNVADVPALLTLCERYDAWLMIDDAHGFGVLGERGEGTLSYHGIVGANGVAPAWQGRLDRLIYMATLGKAAGVAGAFIAGEPSMVEWVMQKARTYMFATAAPAMVAESLRAALQVMQDEPQRRAHLRTLQARLQAGVNAAGLPWRLLPSDTAIQPLIIGSNEDALAVMARLDDQGVWVPAIRPPTVPEGTARLRISLSAAHTVEQVDQLCRALAQAVA; translated from the coding sequence ATGACTGCACTGTTTGAACAAGAGCTGGCGCGTTTGCGTGCGGCTCACCTGGCGCGCAAGCGGCGTCAAGTGGCGCCCCTGATTGCGCCGGCAGAGCTTGCCTTGACCGACGAGGCCTTGCGCGGCACCACCTACCTGATCGATGGCCAGCCTCGGCTCTCATTTGGCAGCAATGACTACCTGGGCTTGTCGCAGCACCCAGTCTTGATCGCCGCAGCCCAGCAGGCTGCCGCGCGCTACGGGGTCGGCGCCACGGCCTCGCCACTGGTGTGTGGCCACAGCCCCGCGCATGAAGCGCTGGAGCAGGAGCTGGCCGCCATGGTGGGCTTGCCACGTGCGTTGTACTTCTACGCGGGTTATGCGGCCAATGTGGGTGCGATCCCCGCGTTGGTGGGCAAGGGCGATGCGGTGTTCTCTGATGCGCTCAACCATGCCTGCCTGATTGATGGCATCCGTTTGTCGCGGGCTGAATCGCATGTGCTGCCGCATGCCGATCTGGCCGCGCTGGAATCGGCCCTGCAGACCAGCACGGCACGTCGCAAGCTGGTGGTGACCGATGCCGTGTTCAGCATGGACGGCAATGTGGCCGACGTGCCCGCGCTGTTGACGCTGTGCGAGCGCTACGACGCCTGGCTGATGATCGACGATGCGCATGGCTTCGGCGTGCTGGGCGAGCGCGGCGAGGGCACCTTGTCCTACCACGGCATCGTTGGCGCCAATGGCGTGGCGCCCGCCTGGCAGGGCCGGCTGGACCGCCTCATCTACATGGCCACGCTCGGCAAGGCCGCGGGCGTGGCAGGTGCGTTCATCGCGGGTGAGCCCAGCATGGTCGAGTGGGTCATGCAGAAGGCCCGCACCTATATGTTTGCCACGGCCGCACCGGCCATGGTGGCCGAGTCATTGCGCGCGGCCTTGCAGGTCATGCAAGACGAGCCACAGCGGCGTGCCCACCTGCGCACGCTTCAGGCGCGTTTGCAAGCGGGGGTGAATGCAGCGGGCTTGCCCTGGCGCTTGCTGCCATCCGACACGGCCATTCAGCCCTTGATCATCGGCAGCAATGAAGATGCGCTGGCTGTGATGGCCCGGCTGGACGATCAAGGCGTGTGGGTGCCCGCTATTCGGCCGCCCACGGTGCCCGAGGGCACGGCGCGCCTGCGCATTTCCCTGTCTGCGGCGCACACGGTCGAGCAGGTCGATCAGCTGTGCCGTGCGCTGGCTCAGGCCGTGGCGTAA
- a CDS encoding HD-GYP domain-containing protein, whose translation MKLLRLCVNQIRLNEPLPWNVRNEPGHLLLGKGFLLTEQAQIDTLIERGVYVDQEEYERHQHEVQSTRTRRDPFAMWSVILKRTGHLLRTHKENPQFAQEVGTLSGHIQVAMKEDVEAGTFEMVHGDPTGYAVSHSLQTAFVACLAADRFGWTDNDRTTLIRAALTMNIGMLDLQNTLSHQSTPPTPQQKADIAAHPARSRAILEAAGVTDQDWLKTVEQHHVTPDGGALPADHGNVSPLACLIHYADVYLARLAPRANRPAMAVNIAARELFLKAAGANNPYAAAIIKEMGMFPPGSFVKLANGDTAVVVRRGENAGAPLVHSLISSDGWVFPDSRPRDTGKPEFKVVAAVPRGNVLMQLNRQKLYGYATA comes from the coding sequence ATGAAGCTCTTGCGTCTGTGTGTCAACCAGATCAGGCTCAATGAGCCCTTGCCTTGGAACGTCCGCAATGAACCTGGTCACTTGCTGTTGGGCAAAGGCTTTTTGCTGACCGAGCAAGCCCAGATCGACACGCTGATCGAACGCGGCGTGTATGTGGACCAGGAAGAATACGAACGGCACCAGCACGAGGTGCAATCCACCCGCACGCGCCGGGACCCGTTCGCCATGTGGTCCGTCATCCTCAAGCGCACGGGCCATTTGCTGCGCACGCACAAAGAGAACCCGCAGTTCGCGCAAGAGGTGGGCACGCTGTCCGGCCATATCCAGGTGGCCATGAAGGAAGACGTCGAAGCCGGCACCTTCGAGATGGTGCATGGCGACCCCACCGGCTATGCCGTGTCGCATTCGCTGCAGACCGCGTTCGTGGCCTGCCTGGCCGCCGATCGCTTCGGCTGGACCGACAATGACCGCACCACGCTGATCCGCGCCGCGTTGACCATGAACATCGGCATGCTGGATCTGCAGAACACCCTGTCACACCAGTCCACCCCGCCCACGCCCCAGCAAAAGGCCGACATCGCGGCGCACCCCGCCAGGAGCCGTGCCATCCTGGAAGCAGCGGGCGTCACCGACCAGGATTGGCTCAAGACCGTGGAGCAGCACCACGTCACACCCGATGGCGGTGCCCTGCCCGCCGATCACGGCAACGTCAGCCCGCTGGCCTGCCTGATCCACTACGCCGATGTGTACCTGGCCCGCCTCGCACCGCGTGCCAATCGCCCGGCCATGGCCGTGAACATCGCCGCCCGCGAGTTGTTCCTCAAGGCTGCCGGGGCCAACAACCCGTATGCCGCGGCCATCATCAAGGAGATGGGCATGTTCCCGCCCGGCTCTTTCGTGAAGCTGGCCAACGGTGACACGGCCGTGGTGGTGCGCCGTGGTGAAAACGCCGGCGCCCCGCTGGTGCACAGCCTGATCAGCTCGGACGGCTGGGTCTTCCCCGACTCACGCCCGCGTGACACGGGCAAACCTGAATTCAAGGTGGTGGCGGCCGTGCCGCGAGGCAACGTGCTGATGCAGCTCAACCGCCAGAAGCTGTACGGTTACGCCACGGCCTGA
- the miaB gene encoding tRNA (N6-isopentenyl adenosine(37)-C2)-methylthiotransferase MiaB, with product MSTAPQSPATDTPSAAPATKKVYIKTYGCQMNEYDSDKMSDVMNAAKGYTPTDNPEEADLILFNTCSIREKAQEKVFSDLGRVKHLKEKGVMIGVGGCVASQEGASIIERAPYVDVVFGPQTLHRLPAMLEKRQSSKRPQVDISFPEIEKFDHLPPPRKEGASAFVSIMEGCSKYCSYCVVPYTRGEEVSRPFDDVLTEVADLVDQGVKEITLLGQNVNGYRGKMGDTTEIADFATLVEYIAEMPGLERIRFTTSHPNEFGQRLIDVYGKTDKLVNHVHLPVQHGSDRILMAMKRGYTVLEYKSTIRKLRAVRPDIRLSTDFIVGFPGETDEDFDKLMKLATDIEFDASFSFIFSARPGTPAAALADTTPHEVKLKRLQTLQAYLESNVLRYSEALVGKTQKILVEGPSRKDPSELMGRTECNRIVNFAAGPTQAQRDRLLGQLIDVNITKAFAHSLRAEVILKDQI from the coding sequence ATGAGCACCGCGCCGCAATCCCCCGCCACCGACACCCCGTCTGCCGCCCCCGCCACCAAGAAGGTCTACATCAAGACCTACGGCTGCCAGATGAACGAGTACGACTCGGACAAGATGTCCGACGTGATGAACGCCGCCAAGGGCTACACGCCCACGGACAACCCTGAAGAAGCCGACCTGATCCTGTTCAACACCTGCTCCATCCGCGAGAAGGCGCAAGAGAAGGTGTTCAGCGATCTGGGCCGCGTCAAGCACCTCAAGGAAAAGGGCGTGATGATCGGCGTGGGCGGCTGCGTGGCCAGCCAGGAAGGCGCATCCATCATCGAGCGCGCGCCTTATGTGGACGTGGTCTTCGGCCCGCAGACCCTGCACCGCCTGCCGGCCATGCTGGAAAAGCGCCAGAGTTCCAAGCGCCCCCAGGTGGACATCAGCTTCCCCGAGATCGAGAAGTTCGACCACCTGCCGCCACCGCGCAAGGAAGGCGCTTCGGCCTTCGTGTCCATCATGGAAGGCTGCTCCAAGTACTGCAGCTACTGCGTGGTGCCTTACACCCGCGGCGAAGAGGTCTCGCGCCCGTTTGACGACGTGCTGACCGAAGTGGCCGACCTGGTCGACCAGGGCGTGAAGGAAATCACGCTGCTGGGCCAGAACGTGAATGGCTACCGCGGCAAGATGGGTGACACGACCGAGATCGCCGACTTCGCCACGCTGGTGGAGTACATCGCCGAGATGCCTGGCCTGGAGCGCATCCGCTTCACGACCAGCCACCCCAACGAGTTCGGCCAGCGCCTGATCGATGTCTACGGCAAGACCGACAAGCTCGTGAACCACGTGCACTTGCCCGTGCAGCACGGCTCGGACCGCATCCTCATGGCCATGAAGCGTGGCTACACGGTGCTCGAATACAAGAGCACCATCCGCAAGCTGCGCGCCGTGCGGCCTGACATCCGCCTGTCCACCGACTTCATCGTCGGCTTCCCCGGCGAGACGGATGAAGACTTCGACAAGCTCATGAAGCTGGCCACCGACATCGAGTTCGACGCCTCCTTCAGCTTCATCTTCAGTGCACGCCCGGGCACGCCTGCTGCTGCGCTGGCAGACACCACGCCGCACGAGGTCAAGCTCAAGCGCCTGCAGACGCTGCAGGCCTACCTGGAATCCAACGTGCTGCGCTACAGCGAAGCGCTGGTGGGCAAGACGCAGAAGATCCTGGTCGAAGGCCCCAGCCGCAAGGACCCATCCGAGCTGATGGGCCGCACCGAGTGCAACCGCATCGTGAACTTTGCCGCCGGCCCCACACAAGCCCAGCGTGACCGCCTGCTCGGCCAGCTGATCGACGTCAACATCACCAAGGCCTTTGCCCACTCCCTGCGAGCTGAAGTGATCCTGAAAGACCAAATCTGA
- a CDS encoding DUF350 domain-containing protein, whose product MFDIEWLKPGVLLGSMIFALMGVVVFWVCFVIVDKLTPYDLWGEIVEKKNMALAIVVAAMCLAIGQIVAAAVHG is encoded by the coding sequence ATGTTCGATATTGAATGGCTCAAGCCCGGCGTCCTGCTCGGCTCCATGATTTTTGCCCTGATGGGTGTGGTCGTGTTCTGGGTGTGTTTCGTCATCGTCGACAAGCTCACCCCGTATGACCTGTGGGGCGAGATCGTCGAGAAGAAGAACATGGCCCTGGCCATCGTGGTGGCCGCCATGTGCCTGGCCATCGGGCAGATCGTGGCTGCGGCGGTGCATGGCTGA
- a CDS encoding SPFH domain-containing protein, whose translation MGLVDFIKKQFIDVIEWTESTDGVLAWRYPFEDREIQNGATLVVRESQMALFVNEGKIADLFGPGTHKLTTQTLPLLTNLKNWDKLFASPFKSDVYFFSTRQQLDLRWGTSQPITLRDKDFGAVRLRAFGNYAVRMADPRKFHTEVSGTREAYTVADLDGQLRGLLLQHLSDAVAQSGIPFLDLAANQIAFAKALSEAVAPAFEALGLKIEGLTVQNVSLPEELQKILDQKIGMGMVGQNMGQFMQYQAAQALPTIAAASGQGSGVAGDAAGLGAGLALGQVMAQSIQQGLQGAQAATGAAPAAAVGIQPDDIMATIEKLADLKAKGILTDDEFSAKKAELLKKLV comes from the coding sequence ATGGGTTTGGTCGATTTCATCAAGAAACAGTTCATCGACGTCATCGAGTGGACAGAGTCCACCGACGGCGTGCTGGCCTGGCGTTACCCCTTCGAGGACCGCGAAATCCAGAACGGCGCGACCCTGGTGGTGCGTGAATCGCAGATGGCCCTGTTCGTCAACGAGGGCAAGATCGCCGATCTGTTCGGGCCCGGCACGCACAAGCTGACGACGCAAACCCTGCCGCTGCTGACCAACCTCAAGAACTGGGACAAGCTGTTTGCCTCGCCCTTCAAGAGCGATGTGTATTTCTTCAGCACGCGCCAGCAGCTGGACCTGCGCTGGGGCACCAGCCAGCCCATCACCCTGCGTGACAAGGACTTTGGTGCCGTGCGCCTGCGCGCTTTCGGCAACTACGCCGTGCGCATGGCCGATCCGCGCAAGTTCCACACCGAGGTGTCGGGCACGCGCGAGGCCTACACCGTGGCCGATCTGGACGGGCAACTGCGCGGCCTCTTGCTGCAGCACCTGAGCGACGCCGTGGCGCAAAGCGGCATCCCCTTCCTGGACCTGGCGGCCAACCAGATCGCGTTCGCCAAGGCCTTGTCCGAGGCCGTCGCACCCGCCTTCGAGGCGCTGGGCCTGAAGATCGAAGGCCTGACCGTGCAGAACGTGTCGCTGCCCGAAGAGCTGCAAAAGATCCTTGACCAGAAGATCGGCATGGGCATGGTCGGCCAGAACATGGGCCAGTTCATGCAGTACCAGGCCGCACAGGCCTTGCCCACGATCGCCGCGGCATCGGGGCAGGGCAGTGGCGTGGCCGGTGACGCGGCCGGGCTGGGCGCCGGCCTGGCCTTGGGCCAGGTCATGGCGCAGTCCATCCAGCAGGGCTTGCAAGGTGCGCAGGCGGCCACGGGTGCTGCACCTGCCGCCGCCGTTGGCATCCAGCCCGACGACATCATGGCCACCATCGAAAAGCTGGCGGACCTGAAGGCCAAGGGCATCCTCACCGACGACGAGTTCAGCGCCAAGAAGGCCGAGCTGCTCAAGAAGCTTGTCTGA